Sequence from the Kribbella aluminosa genome:
TCTGCCATGAAGTGGCCGGCGGTCGTCGTTTGGTGGTGGAGGTCGGTGGTCCAGGTCTTCCAGCGGGCCGCGGCGTCGAAGCCGAGGGCGGCGCCCCAGTCCTGCTGGATCACCGTCACCGGCATCCGGAGCTTGTTGCCCGCGGCAAGGTCTTCCTCGTCGTCCGTGACGTCGACGGTCGCCGAGGCGCGGTAGTCCGCGACGATCGACGGTACGGCGTTCCGCGACGCCTCCAGGTACGCCGCCCGGACGTCGGCCGGGATCGCCCGCGGATCGTTCGCCCAGACGTCGAGGAAGTACCCGAAGAACTCGTCCGACGCGGCGGCGATCATCCGCTCCGGCAGCCCGGGCGGCTGCGCCATCAGGTACAGGTGGAACCCGACCGCCGCACTCGCCCCGTGCATCACGTCCCACATGTCGAGCGTCGGCAGTACGTCGAGGCTCATCAGCTGCGTGACCACGTCCGGACGATCGAGCCCGGCCCGGAACGCGACCAGCGCGCCCCGGTCGTGCCCGACCAGCGCAAACCGTGAATGCCCGAGCGCCGCGGCCACCGCGACCACGTCCGCCGCCATCTCCCGCTTCGAGTACCCGTCCACCGGTTTGTCACTGGCGCCGTACCCGCGCAGGTCCGGGCAGATCACCGTGTGGTCCGCGGCCAGGTCCCGCGCGACGTGCCGCCACATCAGATGCGTCTGCGGAAACCCGTGCAACAACACCACCGGCGATCCCGAACCTCCGACGGCGACGTTCAGCTCGACATCGTCCACGCCCGCGATCCGGTGGTACTCGAATCCTTCGATTGTCATGCCCCCAGCGTCGCTCCCGTCGATGAGCAGTGGATGAGCGCTACCGTGGCCGGGTGGAGTTCGGCGTACTCGGGCCGGTGATGGCCTGGGATCGGCAGCAGGTCGACCTGAAGGGGCCACGGCACCGGGCGGTGCTGGCGCGGTTGATCGTCGCGCGCGGGCGCGTCGTACCGGCGAGTGTGCTGGTGGACGACCTGTGGGCCGATCCGCCGGAGGGGGCTTTGAGCGCGCTGCGGACCTTCGTGGCGGCGCTCCGGCGGGCGATCGAACCGGACCGGGCGCCGCGGGCTCCGGCCCGGCTGCTGGTCACCGATGGGCCGGGCTACGCGCTGAGGACGGAGAACGTCGACGCCACGAGGTTCGAGGCATCCGTCAACGCCTCAGTTCGTCCGGAGCGGTTGTTGCCGGAACTGGTGGCGGGGTTGGAGTTGTGGCGCGGGCCGGCGTACGCCGAGTTCGCGGACGAGCCGTGGGCATTGGCGGAGCGGAGCCGGTTGACCGAGTTGCGGCTGCGTGCCGCGGAGCGAGTCGGGGCGACGCGGCTGGACTTGGGGCTGGCGGCGGAGGCGGTGCCCGATCTTGATGCGCACGTCACCCAGCATCCGTGGCGTGAGGATGCGTGGCGGCTGCTCGCGCTGGCGTTGTACCGCAGCGATCGGCAGGGGGATGCGCTCGCCGTACTGCGTCGTGCCCGGGAGACGCTGGTGGGGCAGCTCGGGGTGGATCCTGGTCCGGCGCTCGCCCGGCTGGAGCGCGACATCCTCAATCAGGCAACGCATCTCGCCCCGGCCGGCAACGTGTGGGCCGAGACCGCCGCGGCGTACGACCGGGCCGTCGGCGGCACCCGGGCGCGGATCGAGTCGACCGTCGGCCTGCTCCGCAATCTCGCGGTCACCGGCGGCGGCGGTCTCGAGGCCGCCCGTCGGCACCGGCTCGCCGCGGTCGCTGCGGCGGAGGAACTCGGCGATCCTGACGTCACCGCGCGGATCATCGGCGCGTACGACGTACCGGCGATCTGGACGCGTTCCGACGACGAGGCGCAGGCGGCGGCGATCGTCGCGGCGGCCGAACGGGTGCTGCCGACGCAGGACCACCCGAGCATCCGCGCCCGGCTGCTCGCCACGATCGCGCTCGAATCCCGCGGATCCCGGGAGACCCGCCCCCGCGAGGCCGCGCTCGAGGCCGAGCAGCTCGCGCGCGGTCTCGACGATCCCGCGCTGCTGGCGTTCACGTTGAACGGCGTCTTCATGCAGACCTGTTACCGCACTGGCCTCGCACCGGCACGGGACGCGATCGGCGCGGAGCTCGTCACGCTGTCGCAGCGCCACAATCTCTTTACCTATGAGGTTCTCGGCCAGCTGATCCGTCTGCAGTCGGCGTGCGCACGTGCCGACTACACGGCCGCCGACGAACACGCTGCGGCGGCTGACGCGATGGCTGCTCGGCACGAGCTTCCACTGGTCGCGGTCTTCACCCGCTGGTACGCCGCCCTGCGCGAAGACACGCCCGAGTCGTACCGGGCCGCCGCCGCACTACTCGCCGATGCAGGCATGCCCGGCCTGACCGACGGGCTGCTCCCGCTGGCGCTGGCCACCCACGCCGTACGCCACGACGACCCCATCCCCGCCGCCGACTACGGCCCCTCCTACACCCCGTGGGTGCACGACGCGGTTGGCTCGCGTACGCCCGGCGCGGATACCCCGGGTGCCTACGGTGAGGATGCTCGGCGGGCTCGCGGAGTGTTGGAGCCGCCGGCCGGGCTGCTGCTGGAGGTGCACTGGGCGCTGATCGCCCATGCGGCAAGGCGTTCGGACGACGCTGAGCTGCTGGCGACGGCGCAGGAAGCGCTCGCCCCGGCGGGCGAAGAACACGCGGCCGGCAGCGGCATGATCACGATGGGCCCGATCTCCGACTACCTCGCCTAGCCGACAGCTCCGCGGCGAGAACCGGCTAGATGTGATGTCCAGGGAGGTTGTCCCGCGTTGCGGCGGTGAGTCGGCCTGACAGGTGAAGGCCTCCGGTTGTGAAGTGGAGCTGTCTAGTTCACCGCTTCACCTGACCGGAGGCCTTCGTGTCCCACGTTAACGCGACTCTGACTCCCCGTACCCGGTTGCGGCTGGCGCGTCTGATCGTCGACCAGGGCTGGACCTGTGCCGCGGCGGCGAAGATGTTCATGGTCGCGGCCAAGACCGCGCGCAAGTGGGCCGAGCGGTACCGGGCCGAAGGAATCGCCGGGATGGCCGACCGCAGCTCCCGGCCGCACCGCAGCCCCACCAAGACCCTGCCAGGCGTGGTACGCCGGATCGTCCGGTTGCGGTGGCGCCACCGGCTCGGACCGGTCCAGATCGCCGGCCGGCTCGGCGTTGCGGCCTCGACCGTGCACGCCGTCCTGGTCCGCTGCCGGATCAACCGGCTGTCGCGCATCGACCGGGTCACCGGCGAACCCCTGCGCCGCTACGAACACGACCACCCCGGATCACTGATCCACGTCGACGTCACCAAGTTCGGCAACATCCCCGACGGCGGCGGCTGGCGCTACCTCGGCAAACAGCAAGGCGACAAGAACAAAGCCGCCACCGCGCTACGCACCGGACGAACCGCCAAAGGCCATCCCAACATCGGCACCGCGTTCGTGCACACCGTCATCGACGACCACTCCCGCACCGCCTACGCCGAGATCCACACCGACGAGAAAGCCGCCACCGCCACCGGCGTACTCCAACGCGCTGTCGCCTGGTTCGCCGACCACGGCGTCACCGTCGAACGCGTCCTGTCCGACAACGGGTCCTGCTACCGCTCATTCGCCTGGCGCGACACCTGCACGGCACTCGGCATCACCCACAAACGAACCCGGCCCTACCGGCCCCAAACCAACGGCAAGATCGAGCGCTTCCACCGCACCCTGGCCGACGGCTGGGCCTACGCCCGGTTCTACGACTCAACCAACCAACGCAACACGGCCCTGCCCGGATGGCTCCACTTCTACAATCATCACCGAGCCCACTCCGCCATCGGCGGCAGGCCACCAGTCAGCCGACTGACCAACGTCCCTGGGCATCACAGCTAGAGGTCGTCCGGGGAGCCGGTCTCGGACTTGCGGTCGGACTGTTGGCGGAGCTCGTGGTGGGACTGATGGGCGGTCGTCCGGTACGCCTCCTCGTACGCCGCGAGCGCGCCCGCCACGCCGGATCCGCGACCCCGGCGCTTCGCCCAGGACGCGAACCAGGTCAGCCCCGCGAGCACCACCACGACACCCGCGAGAAACACGACGTACGCCATGAACTCCACGCTACCTCGCACTCCCAGCCGGCTCCCAGGAATCTTCCAGGACCGTCGCAGTCCGGGCGTCCAGGATGGAATCACCAACCTGAAGGAGGCTCCCGATGCCGATCCGTATCGTCAGAACCGTTGCCGTAGGCACCATCGCGACCCTGGGCCTGGCCGCCGTCGCCTTCACCCCCGCCGCCTACGCGAGCACCACGAAGCAGACCGCCACCCCACACCTGGCCGTCCTCACCGAACCGGTCGCCCCCACCGGCAACCGCAAGGCCGCCTGACGTCCCGCGCCGACGGCGGCTAGCGCTTCCGCGCCCGCACCGCCAGCGCGTGCGGGATGTCGGGGCCGGTGGGCTCCTCGAAGTACTCGACTGTCAGACCGGACGCGATGATCGCGTTCAGGTAGTCGGCCGCGCCGAAGTCGTCCACGTCGGTGGAGATCCACAGCGTGATCGCGGTGTCGAAGGACGCGTCCGCGAACGGCAGAGCGGCGGCGTCGCCGTGCAGCAGCGGCCCGTCCGTACGCATCCGGGCGCGCCGGAGCTGGTCGACGGAGAAGTCCAGGCCGACGACGCTCCGGCCACTCGCGCGGATGCTCTCGAAGTTCCGCCCGGTGCCGCAGCCGAGGTCCAGACAAGGGCCGGAACCCGGGCCGAGCAGGTCCAGCAGTCCGGGCTGATGAGGCGGGGCGTCCACCCCGAAACGCTCGTCGTACCACTCCGCCAGACCGTCGTACCGAGCCCGCATCCAGCCTCCCAGGTAGGGTCTGAGTTTACCGGAGCGGCCTGCTTTAGGTCGGGGAAGCGACCTACGGGTAAGCTTTGCCGACGTTCTCTTTGAGTTTGGATGGTCAGACGTGGGTTCCGTAATCAAGAAGCGCCGCAAGCGTATGGCGAAGAAGAAGCACCGCAAGCTGCTGAAGAAGACGCGGGTGCAGCGCCGCAAGCTCGGCAAGTAGGTAGTTCTGCCGCGCCCGGTCCGGCTGGGGGTAGCTCGTGGCACAGGTGGTGATGGTGACCGGCGTCTCGCGGGACGCCGGTGCTCGCTGTGCCCGGAGACTGGCGGAGGACCCGTCGATCGGCACTGTGATCGGTGTCGACGTGGTTCCGCCGCGCGCGGAGCTCGGTCGGGTCCGGTTCGT
This genomic interval carries:
- a CDS encoding IS481 family transposase; protein product: MSHVNATLTPRTRLRLARLIVDQGWTCAAAAKMFMVAAKTARKWAERYRAEGIAGMADRSSRPHRSPTKTLPGVVRRIVRLRWRHRLGPVQIAGRLGVAASTVHAVLVRCRINRLSRIDRVTGEPLRRYEHDHPGSLIHVDVTKFGNIPDGGGWRYLGKQQGDKNKAATALRTGRTAKGHPNIGTAFVHTVIDDHSRTAYAEIHTDEKAATATGVLQRAVAWFADHGVTVERVLSDNGSCYRSFAWRDTCTALGITHKRTRPYRPQTNGKIERFHRTLADGWAYARFYDSTNQRNTALPGWLHFYNHHRAHSAIGGRPPVSRLTNVPGHHS
- a CDS encoding alpha/beta fold hydrolase, which encodes MTIEGFEYHRIAGVDDVELNVAVGGSGSPVVLLHGFPQTHLMWRHVARDLAADHTVICPDLRGYGASDKPVDGYSKREMAADVVAVAAALGHSRFALVGHDRGALVAFRAGLDRPDVVTQLMSLDVLPTLDMWDVMHGASAAVGFHLYLMAQPPGLPERMIAAASDEFFGYFLDVWANDPRAIPADVRAAYLEASRNAVPSIVADYRASATVDVTDDEEDLAAGNKLRMPVTVIQQDWGAALGFDAAARWKTWTTDLHHQTTTAGHFMAEESPTEIASALRALLTR
- a CDS encoding 30S ribosomal protein bS22 → MGSVIKKRRKRMAKKKHRKLLKKTRVQRRKLGK
- a CDS encoding BTAD domain-containing putative transcriptional regulator; amino-acid sequence: MDERYRGRVEFGVLGPVMAWDRQQVDLKGPRHRAVLARLIVARGRVVPASVLVDDLWADPPEGALSALRTFVAALRRAIEPDRAPRAPARLLVTDGPGYALRTENVDATRFEASVNASVRPERLLPELVAGLELWRGPAYAEFADEPWALAERSRLTELRLRAAERVGATRLDLGLAAEAVPDLDAHVTQHPWREDAWRLLALALYRSDRQGDALAVLRRARETLVGQLGVDPGPALARLERDILNQATHLAPAGNVWAETAAAYDRAVGGTRARIESTVGLLRNLAVTGGGGLEAARRHRLAAVAAAEELGDPDVTARIIGAYDVPAIWTRSDDEAQAAAIVAAAERVLPTQDHPSIRARLLATIALESRGSRETRPREAALEAEQLARGLDDPALLAFTLNGVFMQTCYRTGLAPARDAIGAELVTLSQRHNLFTYEVLGQLIRLQSACARADYTAADEHAAAADAMAARHELPLVAVFTRWYAALREDTPESYRAAAALLADAGMPGLTDGLLPLALATHAVRHDDPIPAADYGPSYTPWVHDAVGSRTPGADTPGAYGEDARRARGVLEPPAGLLLEVHWALIAHAARRSDDAELLATAQEALAPAGEEHAAGSGMITMGPISDYLA
- a CDS encoding class I SAM-dependent methyltransferase, translated to MRARYDGLAEWYDERFGVDAPPHQPGLLDLLGPGSGPCLDLGCGTGRNFESIRASGRSVVGLDFSVDQLRRARMRTDGPLLHGDAAALPFADASFDTAITLWISTDVDDFGAADYLNAIIASGLTVEYFEEPTGPDIPHALAVRARKR